From the genome of Kryptolebias marmoratus isolate JLee-2015 linkage group LG19, ASM164957v2, whole genome shotgun sequence, one region includes:
- the ubxn2a gene encoding UBX domain-containing protein 2A, which translates to MKENDTGGAEKDEQWAASEKNEEEVPMSRSFSVEDLLDEVEKICYDASGTSKVEMVVRLWKDGFTVNSGTFRSYSVPENQEFLDAIKRGELPAEWESRAEEEELEISVEDMTEENYIHKKAAFHPFSGRGYRLGSVAPRVVARSPSVHEDGESPPIPMVTLDHSLPVTSLQIWLADGRRLVQRFNLSHRVADVQDFVTRCQRNCPPFVLTTSLPFRELADKELSLEEADLAHAVIVQRPLNTQPLFGHS; encoded by the exons ATGAAGGAGAATGACACTGGGGGGGCGGAGAAAGACGAACAGTG GGCTGCCAGTGAGAAGAATGAAGAAGAGGTGCCAATGAGTCGAAGCTTCTCGGTAGAAGACCTCCTTGACGAGGTGGAGAAGATCTGTTATGACGCTTCAGGGACTTCCAAG GTGGAGATGGTGGTGAGGCTGTGGAAGGACGGCTTCACGGTGAACAGCGGAACCTTTCGCAGCTACTCCGTGCCAGAGAATCAAGAATTCCTGGATGCTATCAAAAGAGG GGAGCTTCCGGCAGAGTGGGAGAgcagagctgaggaggaggagctggagatcAGCGTGGAGGACATGACCGAGGAAAACTACATTCACAAGAAGGCGGCTTTTCACCCCTTCAGCGGGCGAGGATACCGACTGGGCAG CGTTGCACCCAGAGTCGTGGCCAGGTCGCCATCTGTGCACGAGGACGGAGAATCTCCTCCTATTCCCATGGTAACATTAGACCACTCCCTGCCTGTTACCTCCCTGCAGATCTGGTTGGCTGACGGCAGGAGACTGGTTCAGAGGTTTAACCTATCACATCG GGTCGCTGATGTTCAGGACTTCGTGACGCGCTGCCAGAGAAACTGCCCGCCTTTCGTCCTGACGACGTCCCTCCCTTTCCGGGAGCTCGCCGACAAAGAGCTGAGCCTGGAAGAGGCGGACCTGGCCCATGCCGTCATTGTCCAGAGACCCCTGAACACACAGCCTCTGTTCGGACACTCCTGA